One segment of Clavelina lepadiformis chromosome 2, kaClaLepa1.1, whole genome shotgun sequence DNA contains the following:
- the LOC143447077 gene encoding uncharacterized protein LOC143447077 has product MHDKRYASLQAQKGTVAFAVIQDTHKQARGNKLLMIPVFSLFIISLLASAQAIRNLSKHDVLIQSGRCYYKPTRCQRNEFNCRCEDDISGDPPTCIPQSSVCDGQLDCPNSADEIDCSCGLGQFQCYGGGSVRLHQCIDERRVNDDKIDCVNLRDYISESKSFQCADGFYLPLSRKCDGHDDCYDNSDEANCTDCPELKCHCFDGEVNSCGEGNRCFPYYRKCDGYANCPDGSDEWNCSNSCSTENSLRCACNKADRYTCQGEGYVCYAPDETCNGYAKCPDGSDEWNCSSPCSKEAPLRCACNKLHSYTCEGEGNVCYAQEERCDTKIQDKGDNVCVDLSDEVDCTCPEDSFTCSCFRKKFPTCSIRTGCIPLARVNDGQPDCESGNDEQFIKAWERVRCGFCDVNLYRLESEAFCRPPWCDNKTCYSIPSSHCKDNRCNLTDAICTSHCSYNDSSGNCDIIMQCSDRSVILNQNFCNGKTDCKDGSDEIVFKPGFKCSSKFSPISCVLPQWNLYDNIAQCYDKSDLCFSDDGSLLCFQCLDKRLIISPKQLCDGTIDCYDLSDECLCDNPTLPECIDIFAKSPRCSRINSKYVGSAPGNETGTLCSGSLCENSSKRKVMFSTVCKNKHGDTRASMCDGRPECTDFSDECVSCPNSPAFCNSTCRSYFAMGDRFCDGYVDESWKFLQFTDCSRGFDEVDCPKRFYCRAGRMLSIDIMQRCDGRENCDMGIDEVNCTDRHYCTAKANGLKSIPKILAPNGKVDCVDGSDEYIPGVFSSAYNMIDNLGLKLWLWFATTLTILGNIYIFFVYKVNLKKKKANAVSSCNHILLINLAFSDGLMGIYLFIILIKDIQLSGIYSEFDYEWRSSFLCSFAGSLCVISSETSCFLMVILTMYRLFAVWFPHRVDSYSIVTWKVAAFFSWIISIFIAITTNFAPYFKSKVIFPNDFSPSDTVSFEHFSDFTCRLAVLTNTSNDFDDSSWKTIQSFLEKRFPQYASKGVIGYYGTSSVCMPTLYVSQSDPFWMFSLVIVTLNLLSFFFILTGFSLIVYKLRKSSRQSNSTKSRHITRMNRRIARVIITDFLCWFPICLMAYVSMAGVELPDGVEIFTAGVLLPINSALNPMLYSDYIEVKVERLRKRLFGQRGRLSSMSTTGHRSTIELQTLKQIQD; this is encoded by the exons ATGCACGACAAACGATATGCAAGTCTGCAAGCACAAAAAGGAACTGTTGCATTCGCTG TCATCCAAGATACTCATAAACAGGCTAGAGGTAACAAACTACTGATGATTCCAGTTTTTTCCTTGTTCATTATAAGCCTTCTGGCTTCAGCACAAGCAATTCGTAACCTTTCGAAGCATGATGTGCTTATTCAATCAG GGCGGTGCTATTACAAACCAACACGATGCCAAAGGAATGAATTCAACTGCAGATGTGAGGACGATATATCCGGGGATCCCCCTACATGCATACCACAGTCGTCGGTTTGTGACGGTCAGTTGGACTGTCCTAATTCTGCGGACGAAATCGATTGCTCTTGTGGCCTTGGTCAGTTTCAATGTTACGGAGGTGGCAGTGTTCGATTACATCAATGCATTGATGAACGAAGAGTGAATGATGATAAGATAGATTGTGTGAATTTAAGAGATTATATTTCTGAGTCCAAATCGTTCCAGTGCGCGGATGGATTTTATCTACCATTATCACGAAAGTGTGATGGACACGATGATTGTTATGATAATAGTGACGAAGCAAACTGTACTGACTGCCCTGAATTGAAATGCCATTGTTTTGATGGTGAAGTCAATTCCTGTGGAGAGGGCAATCGATGCTTTCCATATTACA GAAAATGTGATGGATATGCTAACTGTCCCGATGGTAGTGATGAGTGGAATTGTAGCAACTCATGCAGCACAGAAAATTCACTACGCTGTGCTTGCAATAAGGCTGACCGTTACACCTGCCAAGGAGAGGGATATGTGTGTTATGCACCGGATG AAACATGCAACGGATATGCAAAGTGCCCAGACGGAAGTGACGAGTGGAACTGTAGCAGCCCGTGTAGCAAAGAGGCTCCGCTACGTTGTGCTTGCAATAAGCTTCATTCTTACACTTGTGAAGGCGAAGGAAACGTATGTTACGCACAAGAAG AAAGGTGCGACACAAAGATTCAAGATAAAGGAGACAACGTTTGCGTTGATCTGTCAGATGAAGTGGACTGTACTTGTCCGGAGGATTCTTTCACCTGCTCCTGCTTTCGCAAGAAATTTCCAACTTGCAGCATAAGAACGGGATGCATTCCACTGGCACGTGTGAACGACGGACAGCCTGACTGTGAGAGCGGTAATGATGAACAGTTCATCAAAGCGTGGGAAAGAGTGAGATGTGGTTTTTGTGATGTGAATTTATACAGATTGGAAAGTGAAGCTTTTTGTCGTCCCCCCTGGTGTGACAATAAAACCTGTTACAGTATTCCTTCATCCCATTGCAAAGACAACCGTTGTAATTTGACTGACGCTATTTGCACTTCTCATTGTTCTTATAATGATAGTAGTGGAAACTGTGATATAATCATGCAATGCTCCGATCGGTCAGTAATTTTGAACCAAAATTTCTGCAATGGCAAGACAGACTGTAAGGATGGTAGTGACGAAATAGTTTTTAAACCTGGTTTTAAATGTTCTTCAAAATTCTCGCCTATTTCTTGTGTGCTGCCCCAATGGAATCTCTACGACAATATTGCGCAATGCTATGATAAATCCGACTTGTGCTTCAGTGATGACGGCTCCTTGCTTTGTTTCCAATGCCTCGACAAACGTTTGATCATCTCACCTAAGCAACTGTGTGATGGTACCATAGACTGCTATGACTTATCTGATGAGTGCCTTTGCGATAATCCAACCCTACCAGAGTGCattgatatttttgcaaaatcacCACGATGCAGCCGTATCAATTCCAAATATGTTGGGAGCGCACCGGGTAATGAAACCGGTACGTTGTGTTCTGGCTCATTATGTGAAAATTCATCAAAACGAAAAGTCATGTTTTCCACCGTGTGTAAGAATAAGCACGGTGACACTCGCGCCTCTATGTGTGATGGGAGACCCGAATGCACAGACTTTTCTGACGAGTGTGTTTCTTGTCCAAACTCACCAGCTTTCTGCAATAGCACTTGTAGATCATACTTTGCCATGGGAGATCGTTTCTGCGATGGGTACGTCGACGAGTCTtggaaatttttgcaatttacagaTTGCTCTCGAGGTTTCGATGAAGTCGACTGTCCAAAACGATTTTATTGCCGTGCGGGAAGAATGTTAAGTATTGACATAATGCAACGTTGCGATGGGAGAGAGAACTGTGACATGGGAATCGACGAAGTCAACTGCACTGATAGACATTACTGCACAGCTAAAGCCAATGGCTTGAAATCGATTCCAAAAATTTTGGCTCCCAATGGCAAAGTTGACTGCGTCGATGGGTCAGATGAGTATATTCCAGGGGTTTTCTCATCTGCCTACAACATGATAGATAACTTGGGCCTTAAACTATGGCTCTGGTTTGCGACCACACTTACGATTTTGGgaaacatttatattttttttgtgtacaaggttaacttaaaaaaaaagaaagccAATGCAGTGTCAAGCTGCAATCATATTCTTCTTATCAACCTGGCCTTCTCAGATGGTCTCATGGGTATTTACTTATTCATCATTTTAATAAAGGATATTCAGTTATCAGGAATATATTCTGAATTTGACTATGAATGGAGATCGAGCTTTCTTTGCTCATTTGCGGGAAGTCTGTGCGTGATATCCAGCGAAACTTCCTGTTTTTTGATGGTCATTCTCACAATGTATCGGCTGTTCGCAGTTTGGTTTCCACACAGAGTAGACAGTTATTCCATAGTTACTTGGAAAGTTGCTGCTTTCTTTTCTTGGATAATATCAATATTTATTGCAATCACTACCAACTTTGCACCTTATTTCAAATCCAAGGTAAtctttcctaacgatttttcTCCATCTGACACTGTCAGTTTTGAACACTTTTCCGATTTTACTTGTCGTCTGGCTGTTCTTACTAACACGTCAAATGATTTTGATGACAGCTCTTGGAAAACTATTCAGAGTTTTCTGGAGAAAAGATTTCCCCAATATGCTTCCAAAGGAGTGATAGGTTATTACGGGACTTCAAGCGTGTGCATGCCAACTTTATATGTCAGTCAAAGCGATCCATTCTGGATGTTTTCCTTGGTAATAGTGACACTAAATTTGCTGTCTTTTTTCTTCATACTCACTGGATTCTCTTTGATCGTTTACAAATTAAGAAAAAGCTCCAGACAAAGCAATAGCACCAAAAGCAGGCATATCACCAGGATGAATCGTCGCATTGCTAGAGTCATCATTACAGATTTCCTATGTTGGTTTCCTATATGCCTAATGGCTTATGTGAGCATGGCTGGAGTGGAATTGCCAGATGGTGTCGAGATATTTACTGCGGGCGTGCTCCTCCCAATCAACAGCGCTTTAAATCCCATGCTGTACTCAGATTACATTGAAGTTAAAGTTGAAAGGTTGAGAAAGAGATTGTTCGGACAACGTGGGCGACTCAGCTCAATGAGCACAACCGGTCACAGGTCAACGATTGAGCTCCAAACCCTTAAGCAAATACAAGATTGA